The following are encoded together in the Humulus lupulus chromosome 5, drHumLupu1.1, whole genome shotgun sequence genome:
- the LOC133833916 gene encoding uncharacterized protein LOC133833916, protein MKMMRGSSSSGADYRLTRGGVGLMMVMMMCFGFWGELGSAKPSDAQCHEERRIGLNACKPVLAGIPPSAECCQRVRVTHIECVCQVISPQIAAYIDLKRAIPLIQKCGRRVPRHYKCGSITTP, encoded by the exons ATGAAAATGATGAGGGGAAGTAGTAGCTCAGGTGCTGATTACCGTTTGACAAGAGGTGGGGTGGGTttgatgatggtgatgatgatgtgTTTTGGCTTTTGGGGTGAATTGGGGAGTGCGAAGCCTAGCGACGCGCAGTGCCATGAGGAGAGAAGGATTGGGCTGAACGCATGCAAGCCGGTGTTGGCTGGGATACCTCCGTCGGCGGAGTGTTGCCAGCGTGTAAGGGTGACTCATATTGAGTGTGTTTGCCAAGTTATATCACCCCAGATTGCTGCTTATATCGATCTCAAACGTGCCATTCCCCTTATTCAAAAATGCGGTCGCCGGGTGCCTCGCCACTACAAGTGTGGGA GCATCACTACTCCATGA